Proteins found in one Aquibium microcysteis genomic segment:
- a CDS encoding branched-chain amino acid ABC transporter permease yields MDVLQLFVSGLANGCVYGLIALGFVLIYKATEAVNFAQGDFMMLGAFITLGLTNEQFWGLPFWVSVPIAILCMGAFGYLLDMLVLRRMFGQSQVAVVILTIALGFVLRFAAGVIWGHQPVSLESPIAGRDVRFGGLVLGLDEVTIIVVTVLLTVLLYFYFNRTKLGVAMQAASQNQLAAYYMGIPVKRIHSLIWALAGAVAAVAGILFASKGSIDPSIGLLGIKAFAAAVIGGFGSLPGALLGGIIVGLIEPFASYYIAAGYSQIMPYLLLFLILVFRPHGILAQVHRKKV; encoded by the coding sequence TTGGACGTTTTGCAGTTATTCGTCAGCGGACTGGCCAATGGATGCGTCTATGGCCTGATCGCTCTTGGCTTCGTGCTCATCTACAAGGCCACCGAGGCGGTGAACTTCGCCCAGGGCGACTTCATGATGCTCGGCGCCTTCATCACGCTCGGCCTCACCAACGAGCAGTTCTGGGGGCTGCCTTTCTGGGTCTCTGTGCCGATCGCCATCCTGTGCATGGGCGCGTTCGGCTATCTGCTCGACATGCTGGTGCTGCGCCGGATGTTCGGCCAGAGCCAGGTCGCCGTCGTCATCCTGACGATCGCGCTCGGCTTCGTGCTGCGCTTCGCGGCCGGCGTCATCTGGGGCCATCAGCCGGTTTCGCTGGAATCGCCGATCGCAGGTCGCGACGTGCGCTTCGGCGGGCTCGTGCTCGGACTGGACGAGGTGACGATCATCGTCGTGACCGTCCTTCTGACGGTTCTGCTGTACTTCTATTTCAACCGGACGAAGCTCGGCGTCGCCATGCAGGCCGCCTCGCAGAACCAGCTGGCGGCCTACTACATGGGCATCCCGGTGAAGCGCATCCATTCGCTGATCTGGGCCCTGGCGGGCGCAGTGGCGGCAGTCGCGGGCATCCTGTTCGCCTCCAAGGGCTCGATCGATCCGTCGATCGGCCTGCTCGGCATCAAGGCCTTCGCGGCGGCGGTGATCGGCGGCTTCGGCTCGCTGCCCGGTGCATTGCTCGGCGGCATCATCGTGGGGCTGATCGAGCCCTTCGCCTCCTACTACATCGCGGCCGGCTATTCGCAGATCATGCCGTACCTGCTGCTCTTCCTGATCCTCGTGTTCAGGCCGCACGGCATCCTCGCCCAGGTCCACAGGAAGAAGGTCTGA
- a CDS encoding zinc-binding dehydrogenase → MSIPETMKALLLVGDGYSTERSDARLESMDAYVHLGEIGVPRPGPSQVLVKVSLASINPSDVMFVKGLYGQPRRKGQPAGFEGVGIVAAAGESPEAQRLVGQRVAFATGLSNWGSWAEYAISEAAACIPIMDGVKDADAAAMIVNPLTALAMFGIVKEEGEKAFVLTAGASQLCKLTMGVARDEGYRPIAIVRRDDQIEMLKQAGATHVLNETAPDFADRLQEVMRAEQPRIFLDAVTGPLGGQIFNAMPKGARWIVYGRLDTAITPIPEPGQLIFMRKRIEGFWLTEWMRKSSMETRIATIREAQMRFADGRWATDVNAIVPLEEAVAKVPAEHAKPNGKVFIRP, encoded by the coding sequence TTGAGCATCCCCGAGACGATGAAGGCGCTGCTGCTCGTCGGCGACGGCTACTCGACCGAGCGGTCGGACGCCCGGCTCGAATCCATGGATGCCTACGTGCACCTGGGCGAGATCGGCGTGCCGCGACCGGGGCCGTCGCAGGTGCTGGTGAAGGTCAGCCTCGCCTCGATCAACCCCTCCGACGTCATGTTCGTGAAAGGCCTCTACGGCCAGCCGCGCCGCAAGGGCCAGCCGGCGGGTTTCGAAGGCGTCGGCATCGTGGCGGCGGCGGGCGAAAGCCCGGAGGCGCAGCGGCTCGTCGGTCAGCGCGTGGCCTTCGCCACCGGGCTCTCCAACTGGGGATCCTGGGCCGAATATGCCATCTCCGAGGCTGCTGCCTGCATTCCGATCATGGACGGGGTGAAGGATGCCGACGCGGCTGCCATGATCGTCAACCCGCTCACCGCCCTCGCCATGTTCGGCATCGTCAAGGAAGAAGGCGAGAAGGCCTTCGTCCTGACGGCCGGCGCCAGCCAGCTCTGCAAGCTGACGATGGGGGTCGCGCGCGACGAGGGCTATCGCCCGATCGCCATCGTGCGGCGCGACGACCAGATCGAGATGCTGAAGCAGGCGGGCGCGACGCATGTGCTGAACGAGACGGCGCCGGATTTCGCCGACCGCCTGCAGGAGGTGATGCGGGCCGAGCAGCCGCGCATCTTCCTCGACGCCGTGACTGGCCCGCTCGGCGGCCAGATCTTCAACGCCATGCCCAAGGGCGCGCGCTGGATCGTCTACGGCCGTCTCGACACCGCCATTACGCCGATCCCGGAGCCGGGCCAGCTGATCTTCATGCGCAAGCGCATCGAGGGCTTCTGGCTGACGGAGTGGATGCGGAAGTCGTCGATGGAAACCAGGATCGCCACGATCCGCGAAGCGCAGATGCGCTTCGCGGACGGTCGCTGGGCGACGGACGTCAATGCCATCGTGCCGCTGGAGGAAGCGGTTGCGAAGGTGCCGGCCGAACACGCCAAGCCGAACGGGAAGGTGTTCATCCGGCCGTAG
- a CDS encoding NADPH:quinone oxidoreductase family protein, which yields MKAIVARDYGPLENLAYADWPEPEATGRTVVVEAEAIGVNFPDGLLVQGLYQMKPPVPFVPGMEVAGTVVAIGDEVRSVKVGDRVAALGSLGGYAEKVAAPEESVMPLPDAVTAADACALLCGYGTSHYALKQRGQLKSGETLCVLGAGGLTGTAAVQIGKAMGARVIGVASSKEKRAIASEAGADVVLGYDNLKDALKEATGGKGVDVGYDPVGGESFDALSRSMGWGGRLLVIGFASGTIPKFPVNLALVKGFSVVGVFWGDFTRREPAVYADNMRELLGWYVAGKVKPVIEGEYPLADAAAVLTRVLNRGSAGKIILKP from the coding sequence ATGAAGGCGATCGTCGCCCGCGACTACGGTCCGCTCGAGAACCTCGCCTATGCCGACTGGCCCGAGCCGGAGGCGACCGGGCGCACGGTGGTGGTCGAAGCAGAGGCGATCGGGGTGAATTTCCCGGACGGCCTTCTGGTGCAGGGGCTCTACCAGATGAAACCCCCGGTCCCCTTCGTTCCGGGCATGGAAGTGGCCGGAACGGTGGTCGCCATCGGCGATGAGGTCCGCTCGGTCAAGGTGGGCGACCGCGTCGCCGCGCTCGGGAGCCTCGGTGGTTACGCCGAAAAGGTCGCCGCGCCGGAGGAAAGCGTCATGCCGCTTCCCGACGCGGTAACGGCAGCCGATGCCTGCGCGCTGCTGTGCGGCTACGGCACGTCCCACTACGCGCTGAAGCAGCGCGGCCAGCTGAAGTCCGGCGAGACGCTCTGCGTGCTGGGCGCGGGCGGCCTCACCGGCACGGCGGCGGTCCAGATCGGCAAGGCGATGGGCGCGCGCGTCATCGGCGTCGCCTCCTCGAAGGAGAAGCGGGCCATCGCCAGCGAGGCCGGTGCGGACGTCGTGCTCGGCTACGACAATCTCAAGGACGCGCTGAAGGAGGCGACGGGCGGCAAGGGCGTCGACGTCGGCTACGATCCGGTCGGCGGCGAGAGCTTCGACGCGCTGTCGCGCTCGATGGGGTGGGGCGGGCGGCTGCTCGTCATCGGCTTCGCCTCCGGAACGATCCCGAAATTCCCCGTCAACCTGGCGCTCGTGAAGGGCTTCAGCGTCGTCGGCGTGTTCTGGGGCGACTTCACCCGCCGCGAGCCGGCCGTGTACGCCGACAACATGCGCGAGCTGCTCGGCTGGTACGTGGCCGGCAAGGTGAAGCCCGTGATCGAGGGCGAGTACCCGCTCGCGGACGCCGCAGCCGTGCTGACGCGGGTGCTGAACCGCGGGTCCGCCGGAAAGATCATTCTCAAGCCATGA
- a CDS encoding acyl-CoA dehydrogenase family protein — MTDMNLGMTERLKPIHEKVARMVRDEIIPLDEEFLAEIGKAGDRFVYTQKQTDILEGLKAKARERGLWNFWLTDSERGYGLSTVEYAYLAEEMGKSHLAAEVFNCSAPDTGNMEVFERYGTQAQKDEWLAPLLEGKIRSAFLMTEPDVASSDATNISMSCVRDGDHYVMNGEKWWSSGAGDPRCKIYIVMVKTGGEDDPKHRRHSMVLVPAGTPGVTMLRAMQVYGDDDAPHGHMHVRFENVRVPVANLLLREGAGFEIAQGRLGPGRIHHCMRAVGQAERALEMMCQRAMRREAFGQPLAKLGANYDIIANCRMEIEMARLLCLKAAWMMDQGDAKAAAPWISQIKVVAPQVALKVTDEAVQMFGAQGISQDTPLARSWTHLRTLRFADGPDAVHRRQVARQELKKYTQEKV; from the coding sequence ATGACCGACATGAACCTCGGGATGACCGAACGCCTGAAACCGATCCACGAGAAGGTGGCGCGGATGGTGCGCGACGAGATCATCCCGCTCGACGAGGAGTTCCTGGCCGAGATCGGCAAGGCGGGCGATCGCTTCGTCTACACGCAGAAGCAGACCGACATCCTCGAAGGCCTCAAGGCGAAGGCGCGGGAACGCGGCCTTTGGAACTTCTGGCTGACGGATTCGGAGCGCGGCTACGGCCTGTCGACCGTCGAATACGCCTATCTCGCGGAAGAGATGGGCAAGTCGCATCTGGCGGCGGAGGTGTTCAACTGTTCGGCGCCCGACACGGGCAACATGGAAGTGTTCGAGCGCTACGGCACGCAGGCGCAGAAGGACGAGTGGCTGGCGCCGCTGCTGGAGGGAAAGATCCGGTCGGCCTTCCTGATGACGGAGCCGGACGTCGCCTCCTCCGACGCCACCAACATCTCGATGTCCTGCGTGCGCGACGGCGACCATTACGTCATGAACGGGGAGAAGTGGTGGTCGTCGGGTGCCGGCGATCCGCGCTGCAAGATCTACATCGTCATGGTGAAGACGGGCGGCGAGGACGATCCCAAGCACCGCCGCCATTCGATGGTGCTGGTGCCGGCTGGCACGCCGGGCGTGACCATGCTGCGCGCCATGCAGGTCTACGGCGACGACGACGCCCCGCACGGGCACATGCACGTCCGCTTCGAGAACGTGCGCGTGCCGGTCGCGAACCTGCTCCTGCGCGAAGGCGCGGGCTTCGAGATCGCGCAGGGACGGCTCGGACCCGGCCGTATCCACCATTGCATGCGCGCCGTCGGTCAGGCGGAGCGGGCGCTGGAGATGATGTGCCAGCGCGCCATGCGCCGCGAGGCTTTCGGACAGCCGCTGGCCAAGCTCGGCGCCAATTACGACATCATCGCCAACTGCCGCATGGAGATCGAGATGGCGCGGCTGCTGTGCCTCAAGGCGGCCTGGATGATGGATCAGGGTGACGCGAAGGCGGCTGCGCCGTGGATCAGCCAGATCAAGGTGGTGGCGCCGCAGGTGGCGCTCAAGGTCACCGACGAGGCGGTGCAGATGTTCGGCGCGCAGGGAATCAGCCAGGACACGCCGCTGGCGCGCAGCTGGACCCATCTGCGCACCCTGCGCTTCGCCGACGGCCCGGACGCCGTGCATCGCCGCCAGGTCGCACGTCAGGAACTCAAGAAATACACGCAGGAGAAAGTGTGA
- a CDS encoding TetR/AcrR family transcriptional regulator: protein MFIIGSSVKRPYGESRKNRPAGRREVSTRMALGVREHVADSSRIDILRAAASCFMERGYTATSIDDVARRLGATKGRIYHHFPSKADLFAEVFRHGMDMNFEALAPYRGMAGPAVVRWRRMAKAHVLQMIDTKPFQRAVWLGVEMHLRGATTPEQRTVFNELVAYRDRYGAQFRETLLQGRDEGVFRFDSPSIASQLMFMTLNSPIFWYSPRTGETRADIEAIADQVVDYAQGGLCKEQGTLK from the coding sequence ATGTTCATCATCGGCTCGTCAGTAAAGAGGCCGTACGGCGAAAGCCGCAAAAACAGGCCAGCTGGACGACGGGAGGTTTCAACGCGCATGGCGCTGGGCGTCAGGGAGCACGTCGCCGACAGTTCGCGCATCGACATCCTGCGCGCGGCGGCCAGCTGTTTCATGGAACGCGGCTATACGGCAACGTCGATCGACGACGTTGCGCGACGGCTTGGCGCTACGAAGGGGCGCATCTACCACCATTTTCCTTCGAAGGCGGATCTGTTCGCGGAAGTCTTCCGTCACGGCATGGACATGAACTTCGAGGCACTGGCGCCGTATCGCGGCATGGCTGGACCGGCCGTGGTGCGCTGGCGTCGGATGGCCAAGGCCCACGTGCTGCAGATGATCGATACCAAGCCGTTCCAGCGGGCCGTCTGGCTCGGCGTCGAGATGCACCTGCGCGGGGCCACCACGCCGGAACAGCGCACCGTGTTCAACGAGCTCGTCGCCTATCGCGACCGCTATGGCGCACAGTTCCGGGAGACGCTTCTGCAGGGCCGCGACGAAGGCGTCTTCCGCTTCGACAGCCCGAGCATCGCGAGCCAGCTGATGTTCATGACGTTGAACTCGCCGATCTTCTGGTACTCGCCGCGCACAGGCGAGACGCGCGCCGACATCGAAGCCATCGCCGATCAGGTGGTCGACTACGCCCAGGGCGGGCTGTGCAAGGAGCAAGGGACGCTGAAATGA
- a CDS encoding SDR family oxidoreductase — MSYLEDLFSVAGKTALITGAASGIGLMAAEALIKAGASVLIASRRGAECEKIAAELNALGSGRADGFAGDVSSEAGVAALAGEVKARTGRLDILINNAGLSWGEPLDTFPYKAWSRVLDVNVTGLFHLTRDLLPLLEAAGTHEDPARIINLGSVMGTQPIADGAYSYTASKAAVHHLTKTLAGELAGRHITVNAFAPGPFQSRMTAFATGTEEKAAKVGSRVPLGRIGRPDDIAGATLYLCSRAGRYVTGAILPLDGGQSVQHGMSLFKDLD, encoded by the coding sequence ATGTCTTATCTCGAGGATCTGTTTTCGGTTGCCGGAAAGACGGCGCTCATCACCGGCGCCGCCAGCGGCATAGGCCTTATGGCCGCCGAGGCATTGATCAAGGCCGGTGCCAGCGTGCTGATCGCGTCGCGGCGTGGCGCCGAATGCGAGAAGATCGCGGCGGAACTGAATGCGCTGGGAAGCGGCAGGGCCGACGGCTTCGCAGGCGACGTTTCGTCCGAGGCAGGCGTCGCCGCACTGGCCGGGGAAGTGAAGGCGCGAACCGGCAGGCTCGACATCCTGATCAACAATGCCGGCCTCTCCTGGGGAGAGCCGCTCGACACCTTCCCCTACAAGGCCTGGTCGCGCGTGCTCGACGTCAACGTCACCGGCCTGTTCCACCTGACACGCGACCTGCTGCCGCTGCTCGAGGCTGCCGGCACGCACGAAGATCCGGCTCGCATCATCAACCTCGGATCGGTGATGGGCACGCAGCCGATCGCGGACGGTGCCTATTCCTACACCGCCTCCAAGGCCGCCGTGCACCACCTGACGAAGACGCTGGCCGGCGAGCTTGCCGGCCGCCACATCACCGTGAACGCTTTCGCCCCCGGCCCCTTCCAGAGCCGCATGACGGCTTTTGCGACCGGTACGGAGGAAAAGGCTGCGAAGGTCGGCAGCCGCGTCCCGCTCGGCCGTATCGGACGGCCCGATGACATCGCCGGCGCGACTCTTTATCTGTGCAGCCGTGCCGGCCGCTACGTGACGGGGGCCATCCTGCCGCTCGACGGCGGCCAGTCCGTCCAGCACGGCATGTCGCTGTTCAAGGACCTGGACTGA
- a CDS encoding MaoC family dehydratase, giving the protein METPKQTITTDDLIAAVGTEIGVSPWRTVSQTMIDRFADATDDHQFIHVDPERAARETPFGGTIAHGFLSLSLLSTLAYETIPPLEGATVGINYGFDEIRFKAPVKSGARVRARFLLVKANVRPSGWIEVAHDVTIEIEGSKKPALTARWLTLTQLPRQEETS; this is encoded by the coding sequence ATGGAAACGCCCAAGCAGACGATCACCACCGACGACCTCATCGCGGCCGTCGGCACCGAGATCGGCGTCTCGCCCTGGCGCACGGTCAGCCAGACGATGATCGATCGATTCGCCGATGCGACCGACGACCATCAGTTCATCCATGTCGACCCCGAGCGCGCAGCCCGCGAGACGCCGTTCGGCGGCACCATCGCGCATGGCTTCCTGTCGCTGTCGCTGCTCTCCACGCTCGCCTACGAGACCATCCCTCCCCTCGAGGGCGCGACGGTGGGCATCAACTACGGCTTCGACGAGATCCGCTTCAAGGCCCCTGTCAAGTCCGGCGCGCGGGTGCGCGCACGCTTCCTGCTGGTCAAGGCCAACGTCCGCCCCTCGGGCTGGATCGAAGTAGCTCACGACGTCACGATCGAAATCGAAGGCTCGAAGAAGCCCGCGCTCACCGCGCGCTGGCTCACGCTGACACAGCTCCCGCGTCAGGAGGAGACGTCATGA
- a CDS encoding phosphotransferase family protein produces MSDPNALDPAVLGPYLEANVPGFRGLRGIEKFKSGQSNPTYRLNAASGDYVLRAKPPGQLLKSAHQVDREYRVIRALGRTGFPVPEVLHLSQEDSPIGRMFYVMTFVDGRIFWDPALPEAAGTAERGAIYDAMNATLARLHAIDVEAAGLSDYGRPGSYFERQIGRWGGQYRASETGTVADMETLMGWLDAHRPADDGIVALVHGDYRLDNMIFAKDEPKVVAVLDWELSTLGHPYADLAYQCMQWRLPHASGFRGLGGIDRKAVGLPTEEEYVAAYCRRRGIDGIGDWTFYLAFSFFRLAAICQGVYKRALDGNASNPEKARTYGEAVKLLAGLAVRRIETGE; encoded by the coding sequence ATGAGCGATCCCAACGCGCTCGATCCGGCCGTGCTCGGCCCTTATCTCGAGGCCAATGTTCCCGGCTTCCGGGGTCTGCGCGGCATCGAGAAGTTCAAGTCCGGCCAGTCGAACCCGACCTATCGCCTGAACGCCGCCAGCGGCGACTACGTGCTGCGCGCCAAGCCGCCTGGCCAGCTCCTGAAATCCGCGCATCAGGTCGATCGCGAATACCGCGTCATCCGGGCGCTCGGCAGGACCGGTTTTCCGGTGCCGGAGGTGCTTCATCTCTCGCAGGAGGACTCGCCGATCGGCCGCATGTTCTACGTGATGACCTTCGTGGACGGACGGATCTTCTGGGATCCGGCGCTGCCGGAGGCGGCCGGCACCGCGGAACGCGGCGCCATCTACGACGCGATGAACGCGACGCTCGCCCGGCTCCACGCCATCGACGTCGAGGCGGCAGGCCTGTCCGACTACGGGCGCCCCGGCAGCTACTTCGAACGCCAGATCGGCCGCTGGGGCGGGCAGTACCGCGCCTCCGAGACCGGCACCGTGGCGGACATGGAGACCCTGATGGGCTGGCTGGACGCCCACCGCCCGGCCGACGACGGGATCGTCGCGCTGGTGCACGGCGACTACCGGCTCGACAACATGATCTTCGCGAAGGACGAGCCGAAGGTCGTCGCCGTGCTCGACTGGGAGCTCTCGACGCTCGGCCACCCCTATGCCGACCTCGCCTACCAGTGCATGCAGTGGCGCCTGCCGCATGCCTCCGGGTTCCGCGGCCTGGGCGGCATCGATCGCAAGGCGGTGGGCCTGCCGACCGAGGAGGAATACGTCGCCGCCTATTGCAGGCGCCGCGGCATCGACGGCATCGGCGACTGGACCTTCTACCTCGCCTTCTCCTTCTTCCGCCTCGCCGCCATCTGTCAGGGCGTCTACAAGCGGGCACTGGACGGCAATGCGTCCAACCCGGAGAAGGCCCGTACCTATGGCGAGGCGGTGAAGCTTCTGGCCGGGCTCGCGGTCCGCCGTATCGAAACGGGAGAGTGA
- a CDS encoding SDR family NAD(P)-dependent oxidoreductase, which yields MGRFSGQVVIVTGACGGFGSRTAERLAEEGASLVLSDMDQTRLDRMAEKLAVPVASLAGDVSDEALSRDLVALAVERFGRLDIAINNAGIAQSFVRLAQLSGEEARRIFDIDLLGVFFAMKHQLQAMESQYKTDGKGGTIVNIASVAGLAGAPKLSVYAAAKHGVVGLTRSGAAEYASRGIRVNAVCPSFARTAMVDAFVQISGREEAEALDELTRGVPMKRVAEVDEIVEAILFAADPRNSFMNGHALAVDGGITAL from the coding sequence ATGGGACGTTTTTCGGGGCAGGTCGTCATCGTGACCGGCGCCTGCGGCGGCTTCGGCAGCCGGACTGCGGAGCGGCTGGCCGAGGAAGGCGCGAGCCTGGTTCTCTCCGACATGGACCAGACCCGGCTCGACCGGATGGCGGAAAAACTGGCCGTTCCGGTTGCCTCCCTCGCCGGCGACGTCTCGGACGAGGCGCTGTCGCGTGATCTCGTGGCGCTGGCGGTCGAGCGTTTCGGCCGGCTCGACATCGCCATCAACAATGCCGGCATCGCGCAGAGCTTCGTTCGGCTGGCACAGCTGTCGGGCGAGGAAGCGCGCCGCATCTTCGACATCGATCTGCTCGGCGTCTTCTTCGCCATGAAGCACCAGCTTCAGGCGATGGAGAGCCAGTACAAGACGGACGGAAAGGGTGGCACGATCGTCAACATCGCCTCCGTGGCCGGTCTCGCGGGAGCGCCGAAGCTGTCGGTCTATGCCGCAGCCAAGCACGGCGTCGTGGGGCTGACGCGGTCGGGCGCCGCCGAATACGCCTCGCGCGGCATCCGCGTGAACGCCGTCTGCCCCTCCTTCGCCCGCACCGCGATGGTCGACGCCTTCGTGCAGATCTCCGGACGGGAGGAAGCCGAGGCGCTTGACGAACTGACCCGCGGCGTGCCGATGAAGCGGGTGGCCGAAGTGGACGAGATCGTCGAGGCGATCCTCTTTGCAGCGGACCCCAGGAACTCCTTCATGAACGGTCACGCGCTGGCCGTCGACGGCGGCATCACGGCGCTCTGA
- a CDS encoding GGDEF domain-containing protein, with amino-acid sequence MLATLKDMSPRGRRALARWTAFGTLGCILFAQTANWLMFRDLGQPALGLSIFSGTIIPILLAGPLFFYLTLKLRELAIANHKLMAAATTDSLTGCLNRGAFAAQVEAKLAAAQASQENGSGALMVIDADSFKRINDRFGHGNGDEALRLMASAIRASIRNDDVVGRLGGEEFAVHLAGPCDAGAMAERIRREIETSRFRPNGTSWPLTASIGCAVYAAPQAFSELYRIADELLYQAKRTGRNRVVTAAVEPALDVELRLAAG; translated from the coding sequence GTGCTGGCGACGCTGAAGGACATGTCTCCGCGGGGACGGCGGGCGCTGGCCCGCTGGACCGCGTTCGGGACGCTGGGCTGCATTCTCTTCGCACAGACGGCGAACTGGCTCATGTTCCGCGACCTCGGCCAGCCGGCGCTGGGCCTGTCGATCTTCAGCGGCACCATCATCCCGATCCTGCTGGCAGGTCCGCTGTTCTTCTACCTGACACTCAAGCTGCGCGAGCTCGCGATCGCGAACCACAAGCTCATGGCGGCGGCGACGACGGATTCGCTGACCGGTTGCCTCAACCGGGGCGCCTTCGCCGCGCAGGTCGAGGCGAAGCTGGCGGCCGCGCAGGCTTCGCAGGAGAATGGATCCGGCGCCCTGATGGTGATCGACGCGGACAGCTTCAAGCGCATCAACGACCGGTTCGGGCATGGCAACGGCGACGAGGCGCTGCGCCTGATGGCGTCGGCCATCCGCGCGTCGATCCGCAACGACGATGTCGTCGGCCGGCTGGGCGGGGAGGAGTTCGCCGTGCATCTGGCAGGCCCCTGCGACGCGGGAGCCATGGCGGAGCGGATTCGCCGGGAGATCGAGACGTCCCGGTTCCGGCCCAACGGAACGTCCTGGCCGCTGACGGCCAGCATCGGCTGCGCGGTCTACGCGGCTCCCCAGGCCTTCAGCGAACTCTACCGCATCGCCGACGAACTGCTCTACCAGGCCAAGCGCACCGGCCGGAACCGCGTGGTGACCGCGGCCGTGGAGCCGGCGCTCGACGTCGAACTGCGGCTCGCCGCCGGATAG
- a CDS encoding sarcosine oxidase subunit gamma, which translates to MAEIVLAERRQKQAGRKGTARRVTLTAAMPAARFVLRAPEPSLEPLSHALGLMLPREPKKSASSDNRRRHALWLGPDEWLLIDADGADLGAIGTGTGALHSAVDVSHRNVAILVDGPGASACLNAGCPQDLSLDAFPVGACSRTVLGKIEVVLLRTGETAFRVEVWRSFSDYAWDFLEEAARDA; encoded by the coding sequence ATGGCTGAGATCGTCCTCGCCGAACGCCGGCAGAAGCAGGCCGGCCGCAAGGGGACGGCGCGTCGTGTGACGCTGACCGCCGCGATGCCGGCTGCGCGGTTCGTCCTGCGGGCTCCCGAACCGTCGCTCGAGCCCCTGTCGCATGCGCTCGGCCTGATGCTGCCGAGGGAGCCGAAGAAATCGGCGTCGTCGGACAATCGGCGCCGGCACGCCTTGTGGCTCGGCCCCGACGAGTGGCTGCTGATCGACGCGGACGGCGCGGATCTGGGGGCCATCGGCACCGGCACGGGAGCGTTGCATTCCGCGGTCGACGTGTCACACCGCAACGTCGCGATCCTCGTCGATGGTCCGGGCGCGTCGGCCTGCCTCAATGCCGGCTGCCCGCAGGATCTGTCGCTCGACGCCTTTCCCGTGGGCGCCTGCTCGCGCACCGTCCTCGGCAAGATCGAGGTGGTGCTCCTGCGAACCGGCGAGACGGCATTCCGCGTCGAGGTCTGGCGTTCCTTTTCCGACTACGCCTGGGACTTCCTGGAGGAAGCGGCACGGGACGCCTGA